Proteins from one Rhizobium sp. CB3090 genomic window:
- a CDS encoding helix-turn-helix domain-containing protein: MSRSVPTYELYGENIGKKSDFWLHCETIPSRSSLHHWEIRPHRHERFFQILYIDAGSGDAIFDGESHTIVPPAVITIPPRLSHGFRFSRDIDGFVITVLISHLKAAPGDRSRLGEWLGVPHLTRLNINDQHAAYVAETLKRLGGEFANRSSGRNDLLEAYLTSALLLTARLSQEGGEGQGASDEGERRMEMLYDLIQRHFRSHEPAAFYAEALGISPTHLNRIVHAKTGHGAHELIARKLVDEAKRELVFTLGSVQEVSYRLGFTDPTYFSRFFLKQTGETPRAWRIAERAKLGM, from the coding sequence ATGTCGAGATCGGTGCCGACCTATGAACTCTACGGCGAAAACATCGGCAAAAAGTCGGATTTCTGGCTGCATTGCGAAACTATACCGTCGCGCAGCAGCCTGCACCATTGGGAAATCCGACCGCATCGCCACGAGCGTTTCTTTCAGATCCTGTACATAGATGCCGGGTCCGGCGATGCGATTTTTGATGGCGAAAGCCACACCATCGTGCCGCCGGCTGTCATTACCATCCCGCCGCGCCTCAGCCACGGTTTCCGTTTTTCCAGGGATATCGACGGCTTCGTCATCACCGTCCTGATCTCGCATCTCAAGGCAGCGCCCGGTGATCGCAGCCGGCTTGGCGAATGGCTGGGGGTACCGCATCTGACCCGGCTCAACATCAATGACCAGCACGCAGCTTACGTTGCCGAAACCTTGAAGCGGCTTGGCGGCGAGTTCGCCAATCGCAGCAGTGGCCGCAATGACCTGCTCGAAGCCTATCTGACCTCGGCGCTGCTTCTGACCGCTCGCCTTTCCCAGGAGGGAGGCGAAGGGCAGGGTGCGTCCGATGAAGGCGAGCGGCGGATGGAGATGCTGTATGACCTCATCCAGCGGCATTTCCGCTCGCATGAGCCCGCCGCCTTTTACGCCGAAGCGCTTGGCATCTCACCGACACATCTGAACCGCATCGTACACGCCAAAACCGGCCATGGTGCCCATGAGTTGATCGCTCGCAAGCTGGTCGACGAGGCCAAGCGCGAACTGGTCTTCACACTGGGCAGCGTGCAGGAGGTCAGCTATCGCCTGGGCTTTACCGATCCCACCTACTTCTCGCGCTTCTTCCTGAAACAGACCGGTGAAACGCCGCGTGCCTGGCGCATTGCCGAACGCGCTAAGCTTGGGATGTAA